Proteins encoded by one window of Vanacampus margaritifer isolate UIUO_Vmar chromosome 17, RoL_Vmar_1.0, whole genome shotgun sequence:
- the tent4a gene encoding terminal nucleotidyltransferase 4A → MDPRVAWIQPEQKGPANALWMHAWETSQGVRTLSAQHVHNQCVNYAALDVLKNAMVSSKSLVSGGGGSGHHSIMNGGGSACVNDSAISSLGMALSNFFTPASDAAEDKAVSPKAGASTLEPRLADSPPSGCQLERTTAGNKNVGLLFALGDSTDNNRYHHHHQLLHHSRHMLNLQQLCAQSHQVTPSLPVNHSHPHHHHHPGRRKRDNKASTYGVNYLLSNCTNGNDASTWTPWKTRKYNPGVLGLHEELMDFYNFMSPRPEEAAMRKEVVTRIERIIKELWPNADVQIFGSFSTGLYLPTSDIDLVVFGKWERPPLQELEQALRKHNVAEPYSIKVLDKATVPIIKLTDQETEVKVDISFNVETGVKAASFIKDYVQKYPVLPYLIFVLKQFLLQRDLNEVFTGGISSYCLILMVISFLQLHPRIDARNPSENLGLLLIEFFELYGRHFNYLKTGIRIKNGGAYIAKDDMAVTNSYRPSMLCIEDPLLPGNDVGRGSYGAMHVRQVFDYAYTVLSHAVSPLARSYPNKDSESTLGRIIRLTQEVIDYREWIIKKWGGRDLARADNGVPTPKEPVSDQDPVCALDSGVGSEEPQRDSASPQSADSPMSISSPQQHSSASSVSSLSGSDNDSDSAPPCPVPPPPLRPYTSFPPLGLAFPPGFSMCAAKPGMAGHHLLLPPGSQARASLPGGLTMHSIPGRQVCIDTSLPVFFNLHSPAHVRAHTSPQPPPSHAHKNAVKFNMKGLHNPPLITNPVAATRGHAHMHAQYHRNTWRRRKRDTLPVSPSR, encoded by the exons ATGGATCCGAGGGTAGCTTGGATTCAGCCCGAGCAGAAAGGACCGGCGAACGCTTTATGGATGCACGCGTGGGAAACGTCTCAGGGAGTACGGACGCTCTCCGCTCAGCACGTCCACAACCAGTGTGTCAACTACGCCGCGTTGGACGTGTTGAAAAATGCCATGGTGTCGAGCAAGAGCCTGGTCAGCGGCGGCGGAGGCAGCGGCCATCACAGCATCATGAACGGCGGCGGCTCGGCTTGTGTTAACGACTCTGCGATATCCTCCCTCGGCATGGCGCTCTCCAACTTTTTCACACCGGCCTCAGACGCGGCTGAAGATAAGGCAGTGTCCCCGAAGGCTGGCGCTTCCACACTGGAACCCCGGTTGGCAGACAGCCCCCCTTCCGGCTGCCAGCTGGAGAGAACCACGGCTGGGAATAAAAACGTCGGCCTGCTTTTCGCGCTGGGTGACAGCACGGACAACAACCggtaccaccaccaccaccaactcCTCCATCACAGCCGTCACATGTTAAATCTGCAGCAGCTGTGCGCTCAAAGTCATCAGGTGACCCCTTCCTTACCTGTGAACCACTCTCACCCTCACCACCATCACCACCCGGGCCGGAGGAAACGTGACAATAAGGCCAGCACTTACGGGGTTAATTACTTGCTTTCAAATTGCACTAATGGCAACGACGCGAGCACTTGGACGCCCTGGAAGACGAGAAAGTACAACCCGGGAGTTCTCGG ACTCCACGAGGAGTTGATGGACTTCTACAACTTCATGTCTCCGCGGCCCGAGGAGGCCGCCATGAGGAAAGAGGTGGTCACCCGGATCGAGAGGATCATCAAGGAACTGTGGCCCAATGCAGAT GTCCAAATATTTGGCAGCTTCAGCACAGGACTGTACCTTCCAACAAG CGACATCGACTTGGTGGTGTTTGGGAAGTGGGAGCGCCCCCCGCTGCAAGAGTTGGAGCAGGCTCTTCGCAAGCACAACGTCGCCGAGCCGTACTCCATCAAAGTGCTGGACAAAGCTACC GTGCCGATCATCAAACTGACAGACCAGGAAACTGAGGTGAAAGTGGACATCAGCTTCAACGTGGAGACTGGCGTCAAGGCGGCGAGCTTCATTAAAGATTATGTTCAG AAGTATCCGGTGCTGCCTTACCTGATCTTTGTGCTGAAGCAGTTCCTGCTGCAGAGAGATCTGAATGAAGTCTTCACGGGCGGAATAAGCTCTTACTGCCTCATCCTCATGGTCATCAGCTTCTtgcag CTTCATCCTCGCATCGATGCCAGGAACCCCAGCGAGAACTTGGGCCTCCTGCTGATCGAGTTTTTTGAGTTGTACGGTCGCCATTTTAACTACTTGAAAACTGGGATTCGCATCAAAAACGGAGGCGCATACATTGCCAAAGACGACATGGCCGTGACCAACAGTTACAGGCCGTCCATGCTTTGCATCGAAGATCCATTGCTTCCAG GCAACGATGTGGGCAGGGGCTCGTACGGCGCCATGCACGTCAGACAGGTGTTTGATTACGCCTACACTGTCCTCAGTCACGCCGTGTCACCGCTCGCCCGATCGTATCCCAACAAAGACTCTGAAAG CACCTTAGGAAGAATAATCAGGTTGACCCAGGAAGTGATCGACTATAGGGAGTGGATCATCAAAAAATGGGGTGGCAGAGATCTGGCTCGAGCGGATAACGGAG TGCCAACTCCCAAGGAGCCGGTGTCTGATCAGGACCCCGTCTGTGCGCTTGACAGCGGTGTGGGGTCAGAGGAGCCGCAGAGGGACTCGGCGTCCCCCCAAAGCGCAGACTCGCCAATGTCCATCTCCAGTCCCCAGCAGCACTCATCCGCCTCCTCCGTCTCCTCGCTCTCCGGATCAGACAAT GACTCTGATTCAGCCCCACCCTGTCCCGTGCCGCCGCCCCCTCTGCGGCCTTACACGTCATTCCCACCGCTGGGCCTGGCTTTTCCGCCGGGATTCAGCATGTGCGCCGCCAAACCGGGAATGGCAGGACACCATCTGCTCTTGCCTCCTGGCTCGCAG GCTCGCGCCTCACTCCCCGGGGGTCTCACAATGCACAGCATACCTGGCAGACAGGTGTGTATCGACACCAGTCTCCCCGTCTTCTTCAACTTGCACTCCCCGGCCCATGTCCGTGCCCATACCAGTCCCCAGCCTCCACCCAGCCACGCACATAAG AATGCTGTCAAGTTCAACATGAAGGGCTTGCACAACCCACCACTCATCACCAACCCGGTCGCGGCGACCCGCGGACAcgctcacatgcacgcacagtACCATCGGAACACTTGGCGGCGCCGGAAGAGGGACACTCTGCCCGTCAGCCCCAGCAGATAG